The Victivallis sp. Marseille-Q1083 DNA window TGAAGCCGATTCCCCGGCTGTTGCACAAACCGGTCCGGATCGACGAGCTCGGCTGGATGCCCGACCATCTCTTTTGGAACCGGCACCGGAAACTGGCGGTGCCCCATGTCTGTTTCACGCTGAGCCGCAATCCGGGAGCGCCGGTCACGATAATCGACGGAATCCGCCAGGAAGACGATCTGCCGGCGCCGTACTTCAGCCTGCTCCGTCACGGCACGACATTGCATACCATCCGGGCAGTACGGCATGACGAACTATTTTTCACCCTTGCCCCGGCATGTTACGACCGGCTGCTGGAACATCATCCGCTACCGGGACACTTCACGATGAATCCGCATATCGAAAAAATCCTGGCGGAAATACTGGAAAGCCTGAACCACCTGTTCGTTCCCGGCACCGCCGACCGACTCGACGATCTGTTCATCCGGCTGCTCAGCGAAGCTTCGATCGGAGTGGCGATGAAAACGGAGGGACAGTCCGATCCGGTGATCGACGAACTGGTTTCCTATCTTTCGGCGAATTTTACCCGGCCGCTCAGCGTGGATGAAGTCTGTCACCGCTTCAATCTCGGACGCCGGACCTTTTACCGGAAATGGAAACGGAAGTTTCCGGACACTACGCCGGCAGCCTTCCTGCTGGCCAAGCGACTCCACCTGGCCGCCAACCTATTGCAGACGACCCGGATGGGCGTACAGGAAATTGCCCAATGCTGCGGGTTCGGCAATCTGCTGTACTTCACCCAGTGCTTCAACCGCGCATTCGGCTCTCCCCCGACCATCTATCGCCGGCAATAGCCCGGCGGCCGGATCACTCCGGCCGCCTCCTCAAATAGCCAATCCGTCATTTCCGGCCGGCCAACACCGCGTCCCGGTACAATTGATAGGTCTCGTACAACGTCCTGGCCCGTTCGCCGCCGACCGGCACCGGATGGCCCGGATGGTGCATCAGGCCCGGATACTGGTAGATAATCTGCTTGTCGACGTAACGCGCCGTCAGCTCCAATTGAGCGGTAACCCTGGACAGCTCGGTCGGGATCAATTCCTTGCGGTGATCGAATTCCCAGATTTCCAGGTCGTTCCACAACGCGGTGCGGCCGCGTTTGCGAGTGTAGAAATTCCAATAGTTGATATCCGGCGCCTCCGGCGCAAACCAGCCGTCGTGAATGAATTTCAACTGCTCGAACAGGAACGGCAGCCGGTCCAGCGACCGAAAGCGGTCGGCCCGGGCATAACGGCCGAAGATGTCCGGTTCCACCCCGAGGCCAACCGTATCCTGATAGGCGATGATGTCGACATCGATTTCCTGCAGCGTCGTACTGCACAGCGGCCGGTCGGCATTCGGCGCGATCATGATCGGACAATCGGCGATGGCGCGAACGGCCGGGACGATCCGCCGCAGACTGTCCCGGCCCGAAGCGCAGCCCGGCGGATATTCATAGGTCCAGTACCAGCCGCCGAAACACTTCCGCGCGCCGTAACGCTCGTACAGCTCGGCCGCCGCGATCTTCGCCAGTTCGATCGCCTGCTCGGTCTGCAGAAACGGATCCGGCCAATGCATCGCATAGATGCTGAAAATTACCGTCATGCCCAATTTTTCCGCCTCGTCGATCACCTCGTCATAGAGCAGCGGCCTGGATTCCATCCAGTCCGGCACCGGCCAGCGCCGGCTCGGATAATAGGCTCTGGTGTCGTCGAGGCCGCCGCGGGCGTCGGCGCACTGCTGGAATACCAGCGTATCGATGCCGATCGCCGCCATGTCGTTGACCATCTGCCGCCAGTGGTCCGGCGACAGGCTGCGCAGTTCCGCTTGAAACCGGGTTCCCTCCCGGTCGTCCCAGTGGTCCAGTTCGACAAACGTGCCGGTAATCAATCGAGAGTTGTCCGGATGGAAATGAGGGGTCATTCACGTTCTCCTTATGTGCAATATTTCAATCATTTCATCCCAAGCGGCAATCAGCCGCCGAAAGATAAATTAACACCGCTCCGCCCGCTGTCAAGCCGGCATTGAAAATGGTTTTCCGCCCCCGAACGCAACGCTTCAAAACCGGAATTCGCGGCAGGCGGCCACATAGGCTTCCATATTCTCCCACGGCACTTCCGGCTCGACCAGATGGGTCGGCGCCGCCAGCAAGCCGCCCTGCGGACCGGCAATCCGCAGATTGCGCTGCACGACGTCATAGACCTCTTCCGGCGTTCCCTTCGGCAGCGTCGTCTGAGTGCCGAGCGTTCCCCAAAATGAAAGGCGGTCGCCGAACCGCCGGTGAATTTCGGCGAAATCCATGCACTCCGGCTGGACCGGATTGAGAATATCGATGCCGACTTCGAGCAAATCGTCGATGAACGGCAATACAAAACCGCAGGAGTGATAACTGATCAACACGTCCGGGTTGATCTCCTTCGCCGCCGCAATCACCCGCTGCAAGCGCGGCTTCAGCCATTTGCGGTACAATTCCAGCGACATCATCGGCGTACTCTGCATGCCGATGTCATCACCGAGGTGAATGTGGTCAACACCGGCTCCGGCATAAACAGCGCTGCGCTTCACCGCCAGCTCGGTAATCCTGTCGAACAGGAAATAAGCGCCCGGTTCATCCGTCAGCATATCCATCATCAGATTTTCCATGCCCCGCAGATACCAGCCGGTCTCCCAGATGGTCACCGCCATATAAGCGGTCGCCGCCAGGCCGCGGCGCTGGATGGCGGCCACCTCCGCTTTCAACGCCTCGCCGGCCGTCACCTCCGGAAACGGAAACTGTTCGAACTCCTCCAGGCGGGAAAATTTTTCCATCGGATGATACATCCGGGTCATATGCATCGACTCCGGCGTCGGTTCGTGTCCGATGCCGAAGCGGTCGAACCAGGTCCCCGGCAGAAATTCGTACCCCAGATAAAACTTTTCGCGCCAGGCGCTGAAAGGCTGGACGAACAATTCGGTCGTCACCGCCCGCCACGGAAATTGAAACACTTCTTCATAACTGCGGTCCGCACCGTATTTCGCCTGAAATTTTTCGACCATCGCCGGACACAAATCGAATTGAACCGGAACGAATTCAAACCCTTCCCGCCGCCACAGTCGCCGCAAATTTTCTCTCGGAGTGAGCGTTGCCATTTTACCGCCTCTGGTTGATTTTTTATCGCGCAAAACGAATTTTGCCGTATTTCAAACGATTGATCAATCCGCCGCCAGCGGACAATCGCTGCAATATTCCCGCCGGCCGCAGGACGCGCAGAACTCTCCGCGCCAGACTTCATCGAATTGTTCCGCCAGCGGCAGAATCAGTTCCGGCCGGTCGGTCAGCACGCCGTTTTCGAAATTTCGCCGCGCCGACGCCTTGGCACCCATGCCGGCGCCGGTCAAATTGGCGCTGCCGAAATACGCTTTCACGCCGTCGACGATGACGCACTTGAAATGCACCCG harbors:
- a CDS encoding helix-turn-helix domain-containing protein, which codes for MEKKVFDLKPIPRLLHKPVRIDELGWMPDHLFWNRHRKLAVPHVCFTLSRNPGAPVTIIDGIRQEDDLPAPYFSLLRHGTTLHTIRAVRHDELFFTLAPACYDRLLEHHPLPGHFTMNPHIEKILAEILESLNHLFVPGTADRLDDLFIRLLSEASIGVAMKTEGQSDPVIDELVSYLSANFTRPLSVDEVCHRFNLGRRTFYRKWKRKFPDTTPAAFLLAKRLHLAANLLQTTRMGVQEIAQCCGFGNLLYFTQCFNRAFGSPPTIYRRQ
- a CDS encoding DUF4434 domain-containing protein, which codes for MTPHFHPDNSRLITGTFVELDHWDDREGTRFQAELRSLSPDHWRQMVNDMAAIGIDTLVFQQCADARGGLDDTRAYYPSRRWPVPDWMESRPLLYDEVIDEAEKLGMTVIFSIYAMHWPDPFLQTEQAIELAKIAAAELYERYGARKCFGGWYWTYEYPPGCASGRDSLRRIVPAVRAIADCPIMIAPNADRPLCSTTLQEIDVDIIAYQDTVGLGVEPDIFGRYARADRFRSLDRLPFLFEQLKFIHDGWFAPEAPDINYWNFYTRKRGRTALWNDLEIWEFDHRKELIPTELSRVTAQLELTARYVDKQIIYQYPGLMHHPGHPVPVGGERARTLYETYQLYRDAVLAGRK
- a CDS encoding uroporphyrinogen decarboxylase family protein gives rise to the protein MATLTPRENLRRLWRREGFEFVPVQFDLCPAMVEKFQAKYGADRSYEEVFQFPWRAVTTELFVQPFSAWREKFYLGYEFLPGTWFDRFGIGHEPTPESMHMTRMYHPMEKFSRLEEFEQFPFPEVTAGEALKAEVAAIQRRGLAATAYMAVTIWETGWYLRGMENLMMDMLTDEPGAYFLFDRITELAVKRSAVYAGAGVDHIHLGDDIGMQSTPMMSLELYRKWLKPRLQRVIAAAKEINPDVLISYHSCGFVLPFIDDLLEVGIDILNPVQPECMDFAEIHRRFGDRLSFWGTLGTQTTLPKGTPEEVYDVVQRNLRIAGPQGGLLAAPTHLVEPEVPWENMEAYVAACREFRF